The Acidobacteriota bacterium nucleotide sequence CCACGGCTTGCGCCGTGGGCTACTATCTATCGCCCCTACGGGGCTCAGTTGGAACTCGTAATCTCTTCACCAGTTGTGAAAGGGGTTAGTGAGTGGCTGAGAGTTAATATGGGAGACATTAAATGAAATCATTTATACGTACTCTCTTGATACTGGCGTCGGTCGCGCCGGCGCTGGTCAACTCTGCTTTCGCGCAGCAGCAGGCGCCACCGCTGACAATTGAGAAGGTGAAGGACAACCTTTATGTAATCGTCGGCAGCGGCGGCAACGTAGGCGCGCTGGTAACCCGGGAAGGCGTAATTCTGATTGATGACAAGTTCGAGCCGAACTATGATGAGATCATGGAGAAGCTGAGGAGCGTAACCAGCCAGCCGGTGAAGTACGTCATCAACACTCACTACCATGCCGATCACTCGGGCGGCAACGTGAAGTTTCTGCCCTCGGCCGAGGTTATCTCCACGCTGAACGCGCGGAAGAATATCCTCGATCATAAGCAGCCGAACGCCCCGGCGAATCTTGCGCCGGCGCGCATCGTGTTCACCGAAGAGACCTCCGTGTTTCTCGGCGGCATGGAGGTTCGCGCGCGGCATTTCGGACGCGGCCACACCAATGGCGACGCAGTGATCTACTTCCCCGAGCTGCGCACCATCCACACCGGCGATTTGATGTCCGGAACAACGCCGCTGATTGACTACAACGGCGGCGGCAGCGTGGTCGAGTGGACTCGCACGCTGGACGCAGTTCTCCAGATGGACTTCGAGACCGTGATCCCCGGCCACGGCCCGGTCAACACCAAGGCCGGACTCAAATCCTATCGCGACAATATCGAGAAGCTGCGCAACCGTGTGAGCGGACTGATCCGCGAAGGCAAGTCCCAGGAGGAGATTGGCAAGGTCTTGATGGCCGAGTTTGGCTGGCAGCCCAATAGCCTCCAGATGGAGTGGAGCTTGCCCGGTTTTTTCCAGGAATTGAAATAGCAATTTTTATTCGCAAACAGCAAAGGTTCTCAGGAGGATGGCGATGAAACAGATTATCCGATTTTCACTTTTGTCAATGGTCGTCGCGCTGACGCTGGCCGCTGCCTTCGCGCAGCAGCGGGCCTCGGTGCCCACGGCGATCATCTCCTACCCGGAGATGATTCTGCACAACGGCAAGATTGTCACCATGGACAACGTGCAGATGAACACGGAGCTGGGCACCATTGCGCAGGCCGTGGCCATCCGCGACCGCAAGATTCAGGCCATCGGCTCGAACGCTGACATACTGGCGTATGCCGGGCCGAATACGCAGAAGATTGACTTGAAGGGACGCACGGTGATTCCCGGCATTGTTGACTCACACACTCACATCCACAATAACGAAGTGGCCTACTGGGTGGAGCATCATCCCAAGGAACTGGCGACCATGGCGCGCAACTTTTCGGTCGGCGGCGAGACCAACGCCGACATCAAGCGCGGCATCGAGCTGGTGCTGAAGGAGCGCATGGCGGACGCCGAGCCAGGGATCTGGGCGGTGCTGACGCTCCCCACCAACGATCCCAAGAATCCCGGCTCGGGCACCGGCCAGGGTGTGAAGTTCGTGCAGAAGCGCGAGATGACCGCCAAGGATCTGAACGTGCTCGCGCCGGAGAATCCCGTACTGCTGGCGGCGCATCCGGCCTACATGATGAATGAGGCGGGCAAGAAGTATATGGAGAAGCTCTACGGCTTCTACCCGCCGATGGAAGTGGCCGATGACACCGGCTTCGGCGAACTGACCGAATACAGTCGCGCGCTGATGGTGGACGGCTACTTCAAATCGCACCCCGACACGCTGGCCGAGATCGTGGAGTCGGGCCTGCTGAAGAACGCCGCCGTGGGCATCACCTCATTCGCCTCGCACATGATGGGCCTGCAGTTCCTGAACGCCTATCAGAAGCTGGTGCGCGAAGACCGCATGCCGATCCGCTTTGCCTACACGCATTACTTCGGCTTCCAGAACAATCCCGACCCGGCGGCATTCTACATGCGCCTGGGCGACATGGCCGGGCTCGGCAATGACTACTTCTGGTCGGCGGGCGTGGGCATGGGCAACGTGGACTCCGGTCCGCCGATGTTCTGCTCGACGATGGAAGCGCCGCCCGAACTGAAAGAGCGCGAGTGGTGCCGCAACACGCCGGGCAACCCCTACTGGAAGGGCATGGTCGCGGCGATCATGTCGCGCAGCCGCGTGGCACTGGGCCACTCCTATGGCGATAAGTCGGTGGACTACTTCATGGACGCGCTCGAAAACGCCTCGAAGGTTGACCCGACGATCACGCTCGACTACATCCGCTCGCGCCGGTTTTCGTCGGACCACTGCGGTTTCTATCCGCGCCCGGAGCAGATTCCGCGCATGGCCAAGCTGGGCATGTACATCTCCTGCGGCGGCAACGTGCTGTCGCGGAGCTATCCGTGGCTGGAGATGTACGGACTGAAATACGCCAACTGGATTTCCCCGGTGAAGAGCCTGCTCAAGGCCGGGGTGAAGACCACCTTTGAGAACGAAGCCGGCGTGGACGGCTTGGTGAGCGAGACCTACTTCAAGGAAGCCTATCCACTGATCACCCGCAAGAACGAATACGGCGCGCTGGTGGCTCCCGAAGAGGCCGTGGACCGTATCACGCTGATGAAGATGATGACCAGTTGGCCGGCGGAGTACATGCTGCGCGAGAAGCAGATCGGCACGCTCGAACCCGGCAAGCTGGCCGACCTGCTGGTGCTGAACGCCGACTACTTCACCGTCGCCGAGGACAAGATTCCAACCGTCTATCCGGTCATGACCGTGGTGGGCGGCAAGATTCTGGTGGTGCGCAACGAAGCGGCGCGCGACCTGGGCCTGCAGGCGAAGGGCCCGCAGATCGAGTTCAAGTTCTCCGGCGGACGCTACGCCGCGCAGTAAGTTGCGGGTGTCATTCCAAGCCGCTTTTTTCAACAAGCCCTCAACAAGCTCTTGGTTCGGCTGTTGAGCTTGTACAGGATTCGATAAATAGATCAATAAACTTCTTGCCAACTCCATCTGGTTTTGAATTACTATGGGTGCAGCTTGGTCAGTCAACTGAACGGGGCAATTCCGAATCGAACAGGCCGATGCGCTACCGCCAAATCAGCGGGGCGCACCTGCGGCGCTATGGGAGGGAAAAAATGAATTTGAAACAGAATCTTGCCGTGATGATGCTGGCGCTGGCCATGCCGGCGATGATCTTCGCGCAGGCCAACAGCAGCGCGCTCAGCGGCGTGGTCCGCGATCCCAGCGCGGCCGTAATTACCGGCGCGGCCATCACCGTAACCAACTCGGAGACCGGCCTGACGCGCACGCGCGAGTCTGACCCGGCGGGCCGCTACCGCGTCGGCGAACTCCCACCCGGCACTTATCAGATCACCGTATCCATGGCGGGCTTCAATCGCGAGACGCGCAAGGACCTGGTGTTGCAAGTAGGCCAGGAACTCGGCCTGAGCTTCACTCTGCAAATCGGCGCGCTGGAACAGGAAATTGTAGTTACTAGCGAAGCGCCGGTGGTGGAGACCACCACGGCCTCGGTGGCGCGCGTGGTCAGCCAGGAGCAGCTCCGCGAGCTGCCGCTGAACGGCCGCAGCTTCACCGACCTGATTACGCTGGACACCATGGCCTCCACGCCGGGCAATCAGGCCAAGGGCACGGCGAACTACGGCAACTCGGCCCAGCTCACCGTGGCCGGCGCGCGGTCGGACTCGAACAGCTTCACGCTGGACGGCACCGACATCAACGGCACGGCCAACGGATCGCCAGGCAGCGCCGCCGGCGTGCAACTTGGCGTCGATACCATCCGCGAATTTCAGGTGATCACCGCCAACGCCAAGGCCGAGTACGGGCGCAACTCCGGCGCCATCGTCAACGCCGTAACGCGCTCGGGCACCAACGATATGCACGGCACGCTGTTCGAGTTCCTGCGCAACAAGACGCTGGACGCCCGCCGCTTCATCGACCTGCCCACGGCGCAGAACCCCAACGGGTCGCTGCCGCCCTTCAAGCGCAACCAATTCGGCGGCTCCCTGGGCGGGCGCATCAAACAGGACAAATCGTTCTACTTCCTAGCCTATGAAGGTCTGCGCCAGCGCCTGACCGAGACGCAGGTCTATCGCGTGCCCACCGCCGACGGCCGCCGCGGCATCGGCGCCGGAGTTCTGAATACCGTAACCAACACTCGACCCGATGTAGTGGTTCATCCCTCGATCGTCCCTTACGTGAATCTGTGGCCGTCGCCCAGCCTGGGCAGCCGCAGCTACGGCGACGGCACGGCGGACTACTTCGGTCCGGTGGTCCAGCCGACCAACGAAAACTTCGGCTCGGCGCGCTTTGACCACACCTACTCGGAGAAGGATTTCCTCTTCGCGCGCTACACCACCAGCCGCGGCGACAGCGTGATCCCGTCGCAACTGCTCTCGGACAGCTCGTTCCTCTCCGCCAATCAATTCATCACCGCGCAGTACGACCGCATCATCAGCTCCACAATGCTGAACATGTTCCGCGCCGGATTCAACCGTTCATTCAACGACATCTCGCCCGGCCAGGCGCCCGGCGGCGAGAATCTCGGCTTCACGCCCGGCCAGCCCATCGGCTCTCTTGGGCCAACGCCGCTCTCGACGCTGGGCCCGGCCGGCATTGTGCGACTTTATCAGGTGCAAAACTCCTTCCAGTTCGACGACAACCTGACCATCAATCGCGGCGCGCACACCTGGAAGTTCGGCACCGCGGTGCAGCGCTTTCAATGGAACTCCGATCAGCCGGCCTTTGTGCAGGGCAGCATCACCTTCAACAGCTTTACGAACTTTCTGCTGGCCGGCCCGACCGGCACCGGCGCGACGTTCCTGCTGCCCGAATCCAGCACCTACCGCCACATCCGCACCACGATGTATGGGTTCTACGGGCAGGATGACTGGCGCGTCAGCCCCCGGCTGACCATCAATTACGGCCTGCGCTGGGAGTTCACCACCGGCCTGAAGGAGACCGACGACCTGGTCTCCTACATTCTCGATCCGCAGACGTCGCGACTCGAGGACGTCAAGGTCGGCGAGCTGTGGGACAACAAGATCAAGAATTTCCAGCCGCGCCTGGGCCTCAACTGGTCGCTCGACGAGGAGTCGAAGACGGTGCTCAGCGGCGGCCTCGGCATCTTCCACAATCAGGTGCTGCACAACTCGATGGTCTCGTTCCGCGCGCAGCAGCCGTTTTATTTCCGCGGCTCGTTCGCCGGCATCAACTCGGTGGGCGTGTTCCCGAATGTGCGCGCCATGATTGCCACCACGGCCAACGGCGCCGACCAGCCCACCGCGGCGGCATTTCGCGTTACGCGAACGTTTGACCATGACAACTTCAAGACGCCGACCTACTATCGCTACAATATGACCATCCAGCGCGCGCTGCCCGGCCAGCTGGTGGCGCGCGTGGGCTATGTCGGCTCCTTCTCGAGGCATCTGGCGCGGCGGCAGGGATTGAACACCTTCCCGCAACCCATCAAGCAGGCCGACGGCTCGCTGTTCTTCCCCTGCGCCACGGCCTCGGCGGTTTGCTCGACGCCGGCGCCGCAGTTCATTAATCCGAACTTCTCGCAGATCGAGTGGATGTCGTCGGACGCTAATTCGAGTTACAACGCGCTCACCGCCAACCTGCAACAGAAGTTCCGCAACGGCATGTCCTTCCAGGCGAGCTACACCTACTCGAAGTGCATAGACGACGCCTCGTCCTCCGAAACCAATTACTCGACCGCGGCCACGCTGGGCCAGTGGTCGCCGGACCGCACCCTGGAGCGGGCGCGCTGCAACTTCAATATCCCGCACGCCTTCGTGGCCAACGGCCTGTACGAGTTGCCGTTCGGGTCTGGGCGCAGCTTCATGAACTCGGGCGGCGTGGCCGACTGGGTGCTGGGCAACTGGCAAATTGGCGGCGTGCTGACCATTCAGCAAGGCCTGCCCTTCACCGTTACCACCAATTTCCGCGCGCCGGGCTTCACCGGCTTCGCCGCAAACCGGCCCAACACCTCGCCCAACGCGGACGCCACGAAAGCTACCCAGGAGCCGTTCGGGACGCGTGAGCAGTTCTTCGACACCTCCATTTTCAGCAATCCCGCCGGCGGCACGCTGGGCACGGCCGGGCGCAACTACCTGCTGGGAGCGCCGCTGGTGCAGTTGAACTTCACCCTGAGCAAGTCGTTCTCGATCTCCGAGCAGACCAAGCTGCAGTTCCGCAGCGAGTACTTCAACGCATTGAACCAGACCAACTTGTCCTTCCCGGCAACCAACATCAACGTCGCCGGCGCAGGGCGGATCACCGACACAAGCACCAAGGCGCGGCAGATCCAGTTGGCGCTGAAGCTGACGTTCTAGTCACTCGACCATTGCATTGAAATTGCGAGGCTCCGCCGCTGGCGGAGCCTCTTTTTATTTTGCCCTGTCGTTCGCTATAGCCGGCCCTCGGCCGCGAGGTCGTCACGAGGATTGAACGCCCCGGCAGGCCCCCCTGATTGTTCTTGCCTATTCCACCCCTGATTGAATTATTATGGGGTAACAGCTTGGTCAGCTAATTTGATGGGGCATTTGCAGTTGCAATGGGCCGTAGCGCTTCCCGCGGAGTGAGCGGCGGAAAGCCTCGGCATTTACTTGGAGGAAAATGATGAAATTGAAACAGATTCTTGCACTGCTGATGCTGGCGCTGGCGATACCAGCCATGATCTTTGCGCAGTCCAATAGCAGCGCGCTAAGCGGCGTGGTTCGCGATCCCAGCTCGGCGGTGATAACTGGCGCGGAGATAACCGTATCCAATATGGACACCGGCCTAACGCGCACGGCCACATCGAACGCCTCGGGCGTCTATCGCGTCGGCGAGCTCAATCCCGGCAGCTATCAGATCACCGCTTCGATGACGGGCTTCTCGCGCGAGACGCGCAAGGACGTTACGCTGCTGGTGGGCCAGGAACTCTCGGTGAACTTCGCGCTGCAAGTCGGCGCAGTCGAGCAGGAGATCATCATCACCGGAGAAGCGCCGGTGGTGGAGACCACCATCTCGTCGGTGGCCTCCAACGTAACCCAGGAACAACTCCGCGAGCTGCCGCTGAACGGTCGCGCGTTTACCGACCTGGTGACGCTGAACCCCGGCGCGGTTACGCCGCACGTCGCGCAGGGCCGCGGCGCCAACTACGGCTTCGCCACCCAACTCTCGGTGGCCGGCGCGCGCACCGACTCGAACAGCTTCCGCCTCGACGGCACGGACATGATGGACACCCGTAACATGAATCCCGGCAGCGCAGCCGGCGTGCAGCTGGGCGTGGATACGATTCGTGAGTTTCAGGTGATCACGGCGAACGGCAAGGCCGAGTACGGTCGCAACGCCGGCGCAGTCATCAACGCGGTCAGCCGCTCGGGCGAGAACACCATGCATGGCGCGCTGTTTCACTTTCTGCGCAACAACAAGCTGGACGCGCGGCGCTTTGAGAATCCCAAAGCCCTTCCGCCGTTCAAGCGCAACCAGTTTGGCGGCACCATCGGCGGCCCCATCGCGCGCGACAAGGCTTTCTACTTCTTCGGCTACGAGGGTCTCCGCCAGCGGCTGAACGAGTCGGCGGTTTATAACGTACCCACGGCGGACGGCAAGCGCGGAATCGGCGTCGGCCCCATCGTCAATGGGGCGCGCACCAATGTAGTGGTCGATCCCCGCATGGTTCCCTACATGAATCTCTACCCACTGCCCAATGGCCGCGATCTGGGCGACGGCACAGCCCTGCTGGCTAACGATGCGAGCCGCCCCACAACTGAGAACTTTGGTTCGGGACGTGTAGACTACGCCCTATCGAGCAACGACTCGTTCTTCTCGCGCTACACCATCAGCCGGGCCGAGTCCAACTCCAACGGTAATCTTCTGTCCAAGCAGATCTCCACCACTTCGCGGCATCTGCTCACCATGCAGGAGGACCACATCTTCGGCCCGTCCATGGTCAATACGCTGCGGCTCTCCTTCAATCGGTCGCTGGGCTTTTCCGCCCCGGGACAGGTGGAAGGCGGCGAGAGCCTGGGATTCGCCGCCGGCGTGCCGTTGGGCGAGATGGGCGCGGGCTCCGCAGTGTCCAACATCGGCCCGATGAGCATCGGCATCGTGGACGATAAGCAGAATAGCTTTCAGTATGAGGACACGGTTTCCTATACCCGTGGGAATCACAATATGAAGTTTGGCGCGCTGGCCCAGAGGTTCCAATGGAACACGGACAACCCGGCGTTCTGGCAGGGCCAGTTCTCCTTCACGGACTTGCCCACAATGCTCCGACTCGGGAACGCCAGCGCCACCTACCGGCTGCCCCGTTCCAGCACCAATCGCGGACTGCGCACATGGCTGATGGGTTTCTTCGGCCAGACCGACTACCGTGTAAGTCCAAGCCTGACCCTGAACGTGGGCCTGCGCTGGGAGTTCACCACCGGCGTCAGCGAGGTCCACAACAATATCTCCTACCTCGCCAATGGCCCGATCACCTCGACCCCCAATGACATCAAGCTCGGCAAGCTGTGGAACAATCACATCAAGAATTTCGAGCCGCGCTTCGGCTTCAACTGGGCGTTGGGCGCCAACCAGACCACCTCGCTCAGCGGCGGCATCGGCATCTACCACAATCAGATTTTGCATAACAGCTTCGTCTCGTTCCGCGATCAGCTCCCGTTCAACTTCCGGGCCACCGCGACGAATGTTTCCTTCGCCGCCTTCCCGAATATTGAACAGGTGGTGTTGCAGTCCGGCCAGAACTTCAACGCCAGCCGGCATTTTGACCTTGATAATTTCAAGACGCCCACCTACTACCGCGCCAATTTGACCATCCAGCATCAGCTTCCCGGCGAGCTGGTGGTGAAGCTGGGATTTGTCGGCTCGCTCGCCCGGCACCTGGCGCGCCGCCAGTTGCTGAATACCTTCCCGAATCCGGTGGCGCGCGCCGACGGCAGCTTGTTCTTCGGCTGCGGACCGGCGGTATCGGCTACCTGCGCCAGCCCCATCCCGCAGGTGATCAATCCAAACTTCGGGCGCATCGAGTGGATGTCCAGCGACGTGAATTCATCCTACAATTCGATGGTTACTTCCATCCAGAAGCGTTTTAGCCGCGGACTTACCTTCCAGGCTAATTACACCTATTCGAAATCGATTGATGACTACTCGCAATCGGAGACCAACTACGCCGGCGAGACCGGAGCCAATGGCCAGTTCGGGCCGGACCGTGTACTGGACCGTGCGCGCTCCACGTTCAATATTCCTCACGTGTTCGTCGCCAACGGCGTCTACGAGCTGCCCCTCGGCCATGGGAAAGCCCACCTGAACTCGGGTGGCGTGGTCAACGCCATTGTGGGCGGCTGGCAGCTTGGAGGCATTCTCACCCTGCAGCAGGGACTGCCGTTCACGGTTGGATCGTTAATCGCCGACGCGGGTTACACGTTCCGCGCCAATCGCCCGAACATGAATTCCAGTGTCGACATCAATACCGTTACCAGCGGCACCTCGGCGGGATGTGTCGTGGCGGGAACCACCACCCCGATCGCCGCCGGCACGCCGATTGGAACACGCGATCGCTATTTCGATCCCTGTGTATTCGGAGCGCCGGCAGCCGGCACCATCGGCAACGTCACGCGCAACACGCTCATTGGACCCGATCTGCGCAACGTGAACTTCAACCTCGGCAAGACCTTCAACATCACGGAAGGTATGCGGTTGCAGTTCCGCAGCGAGTTCTTCAATCTGTTCAACCGCGTGCAGATGCGCAATCCCGCCGCACGCGTATTCTCCAACCGCACGGGCGTTTCCGCCTCCGCCGGTCTGATCACCGAATCGCTCGACGCCAGCGCGCGTCAGATTCAGTTTGGTCTGAAGCTGACGTTCTAACGGATAACCATCCACCACAGAAGAGAGGCTCTGCTTGCGCAGAGCCTCTCTTGTTTTTGGACTAGGCCATTTTTACTTTTGCTATATAGCCATCAGAGCCCCGACCGCCAGGGAGGGGGCACGTTCAACGGTGCGTAATATTCGGCGAGCGTGCCCACTCCCTGGCGGTCGGGGCTCTGATACAGCAACTGTAAAAATGGACTGGCTCTATTTGGCGGACTGCACCGGGCCATAGCGGATGCTGATCCGGCGATAGAGTGCATCGCCCACACGCCGCGCGCCGGGAAGATACACGATCAGCAGCAGCGGCCATAGGGGCGGCATGGCCAGCAGCAGTTTGCGGAATCCAGAGAAACCGGGATAGGCCTCACGGCGGTCGATGATGAGATAGGCGGCGCGCGCGAAATCCGGTTTCAGGTGCGCGACATCGTGGCTGTGCCGGCGAAAATCGCGCCAGCTCACGCTCGACCAGCAAATGCGTTGCGTGCGCCGCGCCCATTTGCGGCAGAATGCGCAGTTGCCGTCGTAGTAGACTTCCCAGCGGCCTTGCCGCAGCGCCCGCAACTGATCCCTCCAACTCGTCATGATTCTCCGCGCGCGCGGCCTGCCGGAATCGCGCTATACTCGCTCCCTGCCGGCAATATTTCCATCGTAACCCGGCAGCGCAGTCCGCCGGTAGCGCAGGCCAAACGATCTCTTCCTTGTGAGTCATTCGCCGATGAGTCAATTCGATAACGACCCTCCCGATACGCCGCGCGCCCAGCCAGCTCCGTGGGAGTCTTGGGTGCTGCGCGTGGGCTTCTGGATGTGCGCCATAGCCGGATGCGCGGGCGCGGCGTGGTGGGCCGTGCATGTGGGCAAAGGCGTCGGCTGGGATCAGATGAACTATCACCACTACAACGTCTACGCGTGGCTCTCCGGCCGCATGGACGCACATCTGGCTCCGGCTGGGATGCACACATGGATCAATCCCCTGCTCTACCTGCCGAGCTACTGGATGGTAAATCATCTGCCGCCGTGGACGACCGGAGCGATCTTCGGCGGAGTGGCGGGCCTGAATCTCGCGCTTCTGTTCGCGCTGGCCTGCCTGAGCCTGCGCAATGTCTCGCCTCTTATGGCCGCCACCATCGCGCTCACCAGCGCCATCGCGGGGCTATCCGACCCGTTCTTCCACTCCAACCTGGGGTCCAGCGACGCCGATGTTTTCCTGAGCTTGCACGTGATCGGCAGCCTCTGCCTGATATGCTGGGCGGCGAGCGATGAACTTTCTGGGCAATGGGCGGAGCAATGGGACAAATACCGCCGCGAGTCCAAGCGCCGATGGTCGTACGCCGCCGCCGCCGCGCTGCTGGGAGCCGCCGCGGGACTTAAGCTGACTTACTTCGTATACGCCATCGCGATGACCGTCGCCGTGCTGCTTCTCTGGCGCGGGCTGCGCATGAACCTGCGGCGCTTCGCGTGCTTCGCCGCCGGAGGACTAGGCGGATATGCGTTGACCGGCGGCTATTGGAACTGGCTGATGTGGTCGCGCTACCGCAATCCCTTCATGCCCTACTTCAACGACATCTTCCATTCGCCCTGGATGATGGACTTCTCATTCCGCGATACACGCTTCCCCACGCAGTCGTTCAGCGCCATGCTGCGCTTCCCGTTCCAGTGGCTCGTCGGCGAGCATCCCACCAGCGAGGGCCCTTTCCGCATCGCCATCTTCGCCATCATCTTTGTGATCATGCCGCTGCTGGTGATGGTGGCCACGATGCGGACGGGCAAGGCCGCGTTGGTGCGCTTCCTCAGCAATTGGCGGCACGGCGAGGACACCGCCGCCGGGCAGGCAGGCATCCGCGAAGGACTGCTCACCACCACCACGCTGATGTGGCTGGTGGTTATCTTCTGGATTGTCTCCTACGCGCTGTGGGCCTGGATGTTCGCCATCCAGCGCTACCTGGAGCCGCTCGCCCTGCTGGCCGGCTGGATGCTCTGGCTGCTGTGTGATTATCTGCTGACCAACCGGCGCATGAAGTGGGCTGTGTTCTCATGCCTGGTGGTGTTTAGCGTTCTGTGGATGCGCGGCGAAGACCAGGGATGGCGTGTGCCGTATGGAAAGAGTTGGTTCGGAGTGAGACTGCCCGCCGCAATGCGGCAGGAGCGCACCCTATTCGTGGTGATCGGCGGCGGCCCCATGGGCTATCTAACTGCGTATCTTCCCGCGTCCACCACCACGGTGCGGTTCAACGATCTGACCATTCCGCCCAATGGGCCGGAAACCGATCTCACCCGCCGCGCCGCACGATTGATTGCCCGCCACAACGGCCCGCTGCGCAGCCTGACTTCTATTCCGCCGGGCATGCCGCTCGTCGACCAGGATCGCGCCTACCTGGCGCGCTTCGGATTGGCGCAGGTGGAGGCCGAATGCACGCAGTTCGCAACCGACGTAACCCCGTTCACCACCTGCCCGCTCTTGCGGCGGAGTCCTGCGCAGTAACGCGGCTGCGGCTACTTGTTTTGCTCCAACATTTTCTCCAACTCCCGCGTGCGCGCGGTTACTTGCTTCAGCTCATCGCCGAGCAGCGCCACCTGCTGCACCAGCACGCGGCTACGCTCGTTCAGCTTCGAGGTGGAGGCGAACAACTGGATCACCAGCAGCGTCAGCCCGAAGATCACCACCAAAAACAACGCCGAGGTGGGAGTGGGTATGCCCAGGAACTCGGAGAGGCGGAACAAATATGGGTATCCCACCGAGGAGGCCGTCAGCAATCCCACGGAGATGGCCACCCACAGCACCGCGAAGCGCTCCGTGATGTGCCGCTGGCGGACCAGCCAAAGCACCAGCGCGAAGATGCACAGCGTAATCAGAAAAACAAACGTCTGGCCATGCTCCTGCATATGAACCTCCTATCTTCACGAGCTATCGGGCAACTCGCGGCGCCGGCTTGCGAATCAGATTCATCGCCAGCGCCAGCGGGACCTTCACCAGAAAAATAATCGCTTGCAGCATCCCAATCGTCGAGCGCCCGGCGGTACGGCTGGCCATGCGCACCGGCACTTCGGTCATGCGCATTCCCGCCTGGTGGAGCAGTAGAATCGCCTCCACCTCCGGGTAGTCTTCCGGATATTCCTCCGCCAGCACGGCAATGGAGCGGCGATTCCAGATGCGGAACCCCGATGTCGTGTCCGTAAACTTTTGCCCACAGAGCACCGAGAGTAGCCACGAAAACAATCGAATGCCCAGCCTGCGCCCGGCGGAGGATTGAAACCCTTCCGCCTGAAGAAAGCGCGAGCCAAGCACCATGTCCCAGCCGCCCTCGTTCATCTTCTCGATCAGGCGC carries:
- a CDS encoding MBL fold metallo-hydrolase — translated: MKSFIRTLLILASVAPALVNSAFAQQQAPPLTIEKVKDNLYVIVGSGGNVGALVTREGVILIDDKFEPNYDEIMEKLRSVTSQPVKYVINTHYHADHSGGNVKFLPSAEVISTLNARKNILDHKQPNAPANLAPARIVFTEETSVFLGGMEVRARHFGRGHTNGDAVIYFPELRTIHTGDLMSGTTPLIDYNGGGSVVEWTRTLDAVLQMDFETVIPGHGPVNTKAGLKSYRDNIEKLRNRVSGLIREGKSQEEIGKVLMAEFGWQPNSLQMEWSLPGFFQELK
- a CDS encoding TonB-dependent receptor produces the protein MRYRQISGAHLRRYGREKMNLKQNLAVMMLALAMPAMIFAQANSSALSGVVRDPSAAVITGAAITVTNSETGLTRTRESDPAGRYRVGELPPGTYQITVSMAGFNRETRKDLVLQVGQELGLSFTLQIGALEQEIVVTSEAPVVETTTASVARVVSQEQLRELPLNGRSFTDLITLDTMASTPGNQAKGTANYGNSAQLTVAGARSDSNSFTLDGTDINGTANGSPGSAAGVQLGVDTIREFQVITANAKAEYGRNSGAIVNAVTRSGTNDMHGTLFEFLRNKTLDARRFIDLPTAQNPNGSLPPFKRNQFGGSLGGRIKQDKSFYFLAYEGLRQRLTETQVYRVPTADGRRGIGAGVLNTVTNTRPDVVVHPSIVPYVNLWPSPSLGSRSYGDGTADYFGPVVQPTNENFGSARFDHTYSEKDFLFARYTTSRGDSVIPSQLLSDSSFLSANQFITAQYDRIISSTMLNMFRAGFNRSFNDISPGQAPGGENLGFTPGQPIGSLGPTPLSTLGPAGIVRLYQVQNSFQFDDNLTINRGAHTWKFGTAVQRFQWNSDQPAFVQGSITFNSFTNFLLAGPTGTGATFLLPESSTYRHIRTTMYGFYGQDDWRVSPRLTINYGLRWEFTTGLKETDDLVSYILDPQTSRLEDVKVGELWDNKIKNFQPRLGLNWSLDEESKTVLSGGLGIFHNQVLHNSMVSFRAQQPFYFRGSFAGINSVGVFPNVRAMIATTANGADQPTAAAFRVTRTFDHDNFKTPTYYRYNMTIQRALPGQLVARVGYVGSFSRHLARRQGLNTFPQPIKQADGSLFFPCATASAVCSTPAPQFINPNFSQIEWMSSDANSSYNALTANLQQKFRNGMSFQASYTYSKCIDDASSSETNYSTAATLGQWSPDRTLERARCNFNIPHAFVANGLYELPFGSGRSFMNSGGVADWVLGNWQIGGVLTIQQGLPFTVTTNFRAPGFTGFAANRPNTSPNADATKATQEPFGTREQFFDTSIFSNPAGGTLGTAGRNYLLGAPLVQLNFTLSKSFSISEQTKLQFRSEYFNALNQTNLSFPATNINVAGAGRITDTSTKARQIQLALKLTF
- a CDS encoding TonB-dependent receptor; translated protein: MMKLKQILALLMLALAIPAMIFAQSNSSALSGVVRDPSSAVITGAEITVSNMDTGLTRTATSNASGVYRVGELNPGSYQITASMTGFSRETRKDVTLLVGQELSVNFALQVGAVEQEIIITGEAPVVETTISSVASNVTQEQLRELPLNGRAFTDLVTLNPGAVTPHVAQGRGANYGFATQLSVAGARTDSNSFRLDGTDMMDTRNMNPGSAAGVQLGVDTIREFQVITANGKAEYGRNAGAVINAVSRSGENTMHGALFHFLRNNKLDARRFENPKALPPFKRNQFGGTIGGPIARDKAFYFFGYEGLRQRLNESAVYNVPTADGKRGIGVGPIVNGARTNVVVDPRMVPYMNLYPLPNGRDLGDGTALLANDASRPTTENFGSGRVDYALSSNDSFFSRYTISRAESNSNGNLLSKQISTTSRHLLTMQEDHIFGPSMVNTLRLSFNRSLGFSAPGQVEGGESLGFAAGVPLGEMGAGSAVSNIGPMSIGIVDDKQNSFQYEDTVSYTRGNHNMKFGALAQRFQWNTDNPAFWQGQFSFTDLPTMLRLGNASATYRLPRSSTNRGLRTWLMGFFGQTDYRVSPSLTLNVGLRWEFTTGVSEVHNNISYLANGPITSTPNDIKLGKLWNNHIKNFEPRFGFNWALGANQTTSLSGGIGIYHNQILHNSFVSFRDQLPFNFRATATNVSFAAFPNIEQVVLQSGQNFNASRHFDLDNFKTPTYYRANLTIQHQLPGELVVKLGFVGSLARHLARRQLLNTFPNPVARADGSLFFGCGPAVSATCASPIPQVINPNFGRIEWMSSDVNSSYNSMVTSIQKRFSRGLTFQANYTYSKSIDDYSQSETNYAGETGANGQFGPDRVLDRARSTFNIPHVFVANGVYELPLGHGKAHLNSGGVVNAIVGGWQLGGILTLQQGLPFTVGSLIADAGYTFRANRPNMNSSVDINTVTSGTSAGCVVAGTTTPIAAGTPIGTRDRYFDPCVFGAPAAGTIGNVTRNTLIGPDLRNVNFNLGKTFNITEGMRLQFRSEFFNLFNRVQMRNPAARVFSNRTGVSASAGLITESLDASARQIQFGLKLTF
- a CDS encoding DUF393 domain-containing protein, with the translated sequence MTSWRDQLRALRQGRWEVYYDGNCAFCRKWARRTQRICWSSVSWRDFRRHSHDVAHLKPDFARAAYLIIDRREAYPGFSGFRKLLLAMPPLWPLLLIVYLPGARRVGDALYRRISIRYGPVQSAK